ACGAATTCGTTTCCGGGATGCAGCGGCTGCTGCCGCACATCCCGGAACCGGCGCGCTCGCTGCGCATTCAGCAGGCCCAGGATCTCGCGGTCCACCTCGCCGCCGAACGGGAACGCGCCGTTCGGCGCAACGACGCCGTCGTACCCTTCGCGCTTTTCGTCGCCGGGGTAGTGGACGGCCTTTCCGGATTCCTTGCCGCGCCTGCCTCCGCGGAGACGCAGCAGCTGCTCACGCGGTAAGGCCGCGGTTCAATTGCGCCGGTGCAGGAATCCGTGCAGGCTCGCCTGCACCAGTTCGTCGACGATCGCGTCGCGCGAGGGTTGCTGGTCGCCGAAGAACGCCGAACGCAGCGCCACCATGCCGACGATCATCGCCACCGTGGAGTGCGCCGGCAGCTCCGGGCGGGCAGAACGCAGACCGCGTAACTGCATGCCTTCGCTGCTGATTCGACCGAGCACCGCGATGGCCGCCCGGATGTCGCCGATGCCGGCTTCGGCGATCTCTTCCTCGCTGAAGGCCTCCGATGCGGCCAGGGTCAGCAGCAAGCCCCGATGTTCGACGATCACGTCGTAGAGCTGTCCGACGAAATGACGCGCCAGTTCGTCTTCGTCGGTTTCCTCGGGCACCACCTGCTGCCAGGTCCGGCCGAATTCGTCGACGAAACTCGTGAAGGGAGCGACCAGGGCTTCGCGGAAAAGGCCGGCCTTGGAGCCGAAGTTGCGGAACAGCAGGTACTCGGTGACCCCGGCGGCCGCGGCGATCTCGCGCGTGGTGGTGCTGCGATAGTCCTTGCGCGCGAACAGCTCCCGGGCGGCGTCGAGCAGGAGCCGGCGCGGCTCGCCGCGGGCTCGGCGGACCGCGGCCGGCTTCGGCTCGGTGGGGCGCTGGGGCACGATCATCGACGATAGTCGCGCTTGACCACGCTCTTAAGATAGTGTCCACTATTAATTGTGGGCGCAGTCATCATGCTCGGCTCGCTGTTCGGGCTGATCTTTCTGATCTACGGCGTGGTCATCTACCTCGATCCCGAAGCCCGGCGATGAGCGCCGGGCTGTCCCCGTTGCTGACGGGCGCGGTCATCTTCGGCTGGGGCAGCGGCATCGTTTTCACCGCGGTCGGCGTGTATCTGAGCATCCGTCGCCGCCGCCTGCATCCACTGCTGTTGCTCTGCATCTCGGCGATCTCGTTCTCCTGGATCGAAGCGCCGTACGACTGGGCTATGTACGCACAGTTCCCGCCCGCGCTGCCGCGGATGCCGTCGTGGTGGCCGCTGAACATGACCTGGGGTGGGCTGCCGTCGTCGGTGCCGGTCGGCTACATCGGCTATTTCGTATTGCCGGCCACCATCGGGGCCGCGCTCGGGCAACGGTTGAGCGCGCGGTTCGGAACGCGCAGACCGACCACCCTTCTCACGGTCGGCCTCGTCGTC
This genomic stretch from Mycobacterium paragordonae harbors:
- a CDS encoding TetR/AcrR family transcriptional regulator translates to MIVPQRPTEPKPAAVRRARGEPRRLLLDAARELFARKDYRSTTTREIAAAAGVTEYLLFRNFGSKAGLFREALVAPFTSFVDEFGRTWQQVVPEETDEDELARHFVGQLYDVIVEHRGLLLTLAASEAFSEEEIAEAGIGDIRAAIAVLGRISSEGMQLRGLRSARPELPAHSTVAMIVGMVALRSAFFGDQQPSRDAIVDELVQASLHGFLHRRN